The DNA sequence ACAGGAGCGTGCCTCAGGTTTTTGGCCGCCATGGCAAGGCGGCCGGCCGTTCCGGCGCCACTAAGCGGGCGGCACCGGGACGAATTCTAGGATTCTCAGATCTTGGTGACCTGGTTGAACGCCAGGGTAACCGGCGTTTCGCGCTCGAAGATGGAGACCAGCACCACGAGGGTCTGGGACTCGGGCTTGATCTCCGAGATCGTGGCGGGGAGGGTCTCGAACGGACCTTCCTTGACGATGACGGACTCGCCGACCTCGAAGTCGACGGCCACGGGAACCTGGTTCTGCTTGTTGACCGGCTTGCCCTTCTCGGCCTGCTCTTCCTCGAACACGGGAGCGAGCATGGAGAAGACCTCGTCCAGGCGCAGCGGGACCGGGTTGTGGGCGTTGCCCACGAAGCCGGTGACGCCGGGGGTGTGGCGGACGGCGCCCCAGGAGGCATCCGTCAGGTCCATGCGGACCAGGACGTAGCCGGGGATGCGGACGCGGTTGATCACCTTGCGCTGGGCGTTCTTGATCTCCACGACTTCTTCCATGGGCACCTGGATTTCGAAGATGTAATCTTCCATGTCCAGGGTCTGGATGCGTGTTTCAAGGTTCGCCTTCACGCGGTTCTCGTAACCGGCGTAGGAGTGGATGACGTACCAGTCACCCTCCTGGCGGCGCAGCTTGGCCTTGAACTCCTCGGCCGGGTCAGCGGCTGCGGTGGCTGCAGCGGCGGCAAGGGCGTCTGCGGGCTCGTCTTCACCCTCGGCGTCGGAAGCGTCGGCTTCGTCGGCGTCAACAACTGCTGCGTCGGAGGCTGCGTCGTCGGATTCGGGCGTGGAGGACTCAACCTCGGACTCTTCACCGGCTTCTGCCGTGACGTCCGGGGATTCTTCCAGCCCAGTCTCGGTTACCTCGAGCTCCTGCTCAGACACTTGGTCTCCTGCTTCCTCATTGCCTAACATGCCTATTTAAATGGCTCAATTCCGCACGCCGGCGCTTCCTTCCGGTTACCCGGGCGAATCACGCGGCCTGCGGACCGTGCAGCCTTAGCTGTCCTTGGAGCCGGTGCCGCCGAAGATCCAGCTGACAGCGGTTCCAAAACCAATGTCCAGCAGGCTGACGATGACCATCATGATGGTCACGAACACCAGCACCACGAGCGTGTAGTTGATCAGTTCCTTGCGGGTGGGGGCAACAACCTTCTTCAGTTCGCCGATGATCTGGCGGACAAAGAGTGCAATGCGGGCGAAGAAGTTTGCCTTGGCTTCCTTCTTAGCTGGGCGGCCCTTGGAGCTGCTGGCAGCTGTTTCGGTCACCTGGTCCTCGCTCATCTTTGCAATGGTGGATTACCCGGCCCTGATCAGAACCATGGTTGCTGCGCCTGCTCCGGGCTTTCGCCCGGAGCAGCTTGCGCAGGGCAGACAGGACTCGAACCTGCAACCTGCGGTTTTGGAGACCGCTGCGCTACCAATTGCGCCACTACCCTATGGAGTGAATTCCACTTCTTTGATGGCCCAACACCAGTTTGGACTGGGGCGCACGCCATCATCTGTGTTTCAACACCGGTGAACCAGTCTACGCAAGAACTTCGCGTAGGTAAAACCAGCCCGTTCCGGCCCATCCGCAGTCCGGCCTGAAACGTGCTGCGCGGGGCAGTCATAAATCAAAACCGGCACCCCGGAGGGTCCGGTGAACAGCATAGAGTAGAACTCGTCGAATCCCACATTCCAGCCTCCGGGCTGCAAGCGAAGAACGGACCTGCCAATGTCTTCCGCCCGCGTTTCCCAACGCATTTCCGCTATTGCCGAATCCGCAACCCTGGCCGTTGACGCCAAGGCCAAGGCGCTGAAGGCAGCTGGCCGGCCGGTTATTGGTTTCGGTGCGGGCGAACCCGATTTCCCCACCCCGGACTACATCGTCCAGGCGGCCATCGAGGCTGCCGGCCAGCCCAGGTTCCACCGCTACTCCCCTGCCGGCGGCCTGCCCGAGCTGAAGAAGGCAATTGCGGAGAAGACGCTGCGCGACTCCGGCTACACCGTGGATCCCTCACAGGTGCTGGTCACCAACGGCGGCAAGCAGGCCGTCTACAACACCTTCGCCACCCTGGTGGATCCGGGCGACGAGGTCATTGTGCCTGCCCCGTTCTGGACCACCTACCCGGAGGCCATCCGGCTGGCAGGCGGCGTGCCCGTGGAGGTCTTCGCCGGGCCAGAACAGGACTACCTGGTGACTGTTGAACAGCTCGAAGCGGCCGTGACGGACCGGACCAAGATCCTGCTGTTCGTCTCGCCGTCGAACCCCACGGGTGCTGTGTACTCCCCCGAGCAGGTGGCGGAGATCGGCAAGTGGGCCGCGGCCAAGGGCCTGTGGGTGGTCACGGACGAAATCTATGAGCACCTGACCTACGACGGCGTCCCGTTCACGTCCATCGCCACCGCTGCCCCGGAACTGGGCGACAAGGTGGTCATCCTCAACGGCGTTGCCAAGACGTACGCCATGACCGGCTGGCGGGTGGGCTGGATGATCGGCCCGGCAGACGTCATCAAGGCGGCCACCAACCTCCAGTCGCACGCCACGTCCAACGTGTCCAACATCATGCAGATCGCCGCCCTCGCCGCCGTGTCCGGCCCGCTGACCGCCGTCGATGAGATGAAGGTGGCGTTCGACCGCCGCCGCAAGGCCATCGTCGCGGGGCTGAATGCGATTGACGGCGTGGAATGCCCGACGCCGAAGGGCGCCTTTTACGTATACGCCGACGTCCGTGCGCTGCTGGGGAAGGAATTCCCCACCGCGTCCGGCACCGCCACGCCGCAGACCTCCGCGGAGCTGGCCTCGCTGATCCTCGACGAGGTTGAGGTGGCAGTGGTTCCGGGCGAGGCGTTCGGCCCCTCCGGCTTCCTGCGCCTCTCCTACGCCCTGGGTGACGACGACCTCGCCACAGGCGTCCAGCGCCTGCAGGACTTCCTGGGCAAGGCCCAGTAACGCCCCATCACCTTTCGCCGGAAAAACCAGAACGCCCCATCACCAAGTGATGGGGCGTTCTGGTTTAAGGCCCGAAAGGTGATGGGGCGTTGGAGATATAGGGGCGGGAGGTGATGGGGCGTTTAGAGGAGGCGGCGCTCCGCGGCCCACTTGGTGAGTTCGTGGCGGCTGGAGAGCTGGAGCTTCCGCAGCACCGCCGAGACATGGGTCTCCACGGTCTTGATGCTGATGAAGAGTTCCTTGGCCACTTCCTTGTAGCTGTAGCCCCGGGCGATAAGCCGCATGACCTCAAGCTCACGGGCGGAGAGCTTGTCCAGTTCATCATCGGCGATGTCCGCGGGGGCGGTGCCGAAGGCGTCCAGGACAAAACCGGCCAGGCGGGGCGAGAAGACTGCGTCGCCGCCGGCCACCCGGAACACGGCATCGGTAATTTCGGCGCCGGAGATGGTCTTGGTGACATAGCCGCGGGCGCCGGCACGGATGACGGCGACCACGTCCTCCGCGGCGTCGGACACACTCAGGGCCAGGAACCGGGTGCTGGACAGGAGCGCGGCGGAGCCGGCGATGACTTCCCGGCCGCCGCCGCCCAGTCCGCCGGGGAGGTGGACATCCAGGAGGACGACGTCGGGCCGCTGCTGGGCAATCACGGCGATGGCCTGCTCCACGGTGGCAGCCTCCCCCACCACCTGGATGCTGGGGTCGAGGTCCGCTTTCAGGCCGGACCGGAAAATGGCGTGGTCGTCCACGATGACCACCCGGGCCGAGTTGGCCGGCCGGGCACTTCCGGCACCTGTTCCCTGGGTTGTGTTCATGATTTTCCTTCCGCGTGTTCTGCTGCGGCAGGCAGCCGGAGGCGGACCTCGGTGCCGTCGCCGGTGCTGAGGATGGCAGCCGAGCCGCCGTGCCGTTTCATCCGGCCGATGATTGATTCCCGGATACCGAGCCGGTCCGCGGGCACGTCCCCCAGCTCAAAGCCCGGTCCCCTGTCCTTGATGAAGATCTCGGCCTGCCCGTCAGACGCTTCAAGGTAGACCGAGACCGTCCCGCCACCGTGCCGTGAGGCGTTGAGCATGGCCTCCCGGCTGGCCTGGACCAGGGCCTCGTGCGCCTCGGTCATGACGGCGTCACCAACGGTGACCACTTCCACGGCATTGCCGAGCAGGTCCTCGACCTCGCCGGCAACAGCCTTGATCCGGTCCGAGAGCTGGCCGCTTTCGCGGCCTGGATCCTGGAACAGCCAGCCCCGCAACTCGCGTTCCTGGGCACGGGCCAGGCGGACGACGTCGTGCTCGTTGCCCGCCCGCCGCTGGATCAAGGCGAGGGTCTGCAGCACCGAATCATGGAGGTGGGCGGCAATCTCGGCACGTTCCGTTTCCCGGATCCGGCCCGCGCGCTCCGCTTCCAGGTCACGCCAGAACTTCAGGGCCCAGGGCAGCAGGACCAGCACCACGCCGCCCAGGACGGCCACCGAAGCGAGCAAGGCGAGCCAGGTCTGTTCCCAGGAACCCGAGCCGGACACCATCACCAGAACCCCGGCCACCACCAGCGCCAGACCGGCGGCGAGCCGGCCCCAGCCGCCGGCCTGGTCCGCCTTGGTCTTGTCCACCAGGCCTGCACGCCGGGTCTCGTCCAGCTGCATCCACGCGATCGAGGCACCGCCCAGGACCGCGGCAGCCGGGATCAGCGTTCCCAGGGACACGTCCACACCCAGCAGCTGGGCGATCATGATGCCGGCGACGAGCAGCAGTCCGCAGCCCAGCAGGATTTCCTTGCCGTACCGCATTCCGCGCGCCCGGAACCACGGGGGAACCGGAGCCCCGCCCTGGTCCTCCGGGACGGGACCTGGGGCACCCGCCGGGGATCCGGCGTCGGCAGCGGCCCCCTGGGCGGGCTGGCTCACCGCCGGGGCAATGGGCGACGCCGGGCGGCGGGCGTTGCGGCGGGCGGCCTCGTCCGCAGTGGGCACCATGATCCAGAGCCAGGCATAGAAGACCAGCCCCGCCCCTCCAGCGAAGGACGCCAGGACCATGCCCAGGCGGACGTTCTTCACCGGCCAGCCCAGGTGCGCGGCAAGGCCGGAGCACACCCCCGCGATCACACGGTCGCTGCTCCGTGCCAAGGGCGGCCGCGCCGGAAGGGTTGTCATGGGTCAATCCAAACACGGATCAGGGTTGCCCGGACCGCATTCGGCCGCTTCCCGGGGACAGCTCAGGGACGGTTCAGGGTTTCCCCCAGTAGAGCGCCAACCGGCCTGGACGGGAGGATCGAGGTATGAACCCGCACACCCCCTCCCCCGACGACGAACACCCTGCCGAACCCCTCCCCGACGGGCAGCCCGGCACGAACAGCGAGCGGCCCACCGAGCCCCTGCCGTCCTCCGTCTCCACGCCTCCGGAGCCCGCCCCGGTCCCGCCTGCGGACGACTCCCAGCGCTACGCGTTCCAGGGCACCCCCGCCCCGGCGCCGTCCACCGACTTCTTCGGCTGGATCCGCAGCAACGGCATCTACCGGGGCAACGACCGCTGGGTCGGCGGCGTCTGCAGCGGCATCGCCCACCGGCTGGGCGTTGATCCGATCATCATCCGCGGCGTTTTCATTGTCCTGACCCTCCTGGCCGGCATTGGGGTACTGCTGTACGGCCTGGCCTGGGCCTTCCTTCCGGAACCGGACGGCAGGATCCACGTCCAGGAAGCAGGGGCCGGCCGCTGGTCCAGCGGCATGACAGGTTCCCTGATCGCCACGGTCCTGGGCCTCACCGGCCTGGGGGGAGGCTTCTGGGGCTGGAGCCATAATGGCCTGAGCGGCCTCCTCTGGACCCTCTTCTGGGTGGGTGGCGCAATCTACCTGATCTACTACCTCTCCCAACGCAACAAGGCCCACCCCACCATGGCCGGGCACGGCACGGCGGCCCCGGGCGGGACCTACCCGATGGGCAGCACCGCCCACACCTCAACGTTCACCGCCGGCACGGCTCCCGGGCCTGCCCCGGCCGCAGCACCCACCTACGGCAGCGGCACCACCGGTTCAGCGCCCACCGGCTCCTACGGCAGCAGCGGCTACAGCCCCGCCGGGAGCGTCCCGGCCGCTGGCGGCGTTGGCGGCGCCGGAGTTGGGGCCGGCGGCGTTGGAACCGGCGGCGTTGGCAGCGCAGGCACCTCCCCGGGCGGCCCCGGCAGCGGCATACCCGGTGAAGCCGGATACCCCACCCCGTGGGTCCCGCCGCGGCCGCCAAAGCCCCGCCCATCCGGTCCCGGCGCCCCCGCAGTCGCCATCGCCACGGGATCTGCCCTGCTGGTGGGCGGCGGACTCAAGGCCCTGGACGCCGCGAACATCATCAACCTGGGCGGCTCCGGCAACGCCGTCGTGTGGGCCAGCGCGGCGGCCGTCCTCGGCCTGGGCATCCTGGTGGCGGGCTTCCGCGGCCGGACGTCCGGCATCCTGAGCCTCTTCGCGGTGATCGCGCTGGTCACCGGCGGCATCTACAACACCCTGGACGACGGCCGGATGCGGTTCCAGCAAGTTGACTGGAACCCGGCCAGCATCGAGGAAGCGCGCGGCGGCATCGACATCACCGCCGGCCGGGGAACCGTGGACCTCACGGGACTCTCCCCAACCGCCCCCCTGACGTCCGACGTCGTGGTTCCCCTGGACATCACCGCCAGCAACGTGACCGTGGTGATCCCGCAGAACCTGCCCGTTGACATCAAGGCGGACATGACCATGGGCAACCTGAACGAAGGAAGCGGCCAGCGCGGCGGCACCACCACCCGCGAAAGCAGCTACAACACGGACCGGCCAGGCAACCACCTGGTGGTGCAGATCGACGGCACCTTCAGCAACGTCACGATCCAGGAAGGCAACTGACATGGACAACAGCAACATTCCGACGACGGCGGGCCAGGAGACTGCCGGACCGGCACCGGCCAGGGTGGGAACGGTGGTGTGGGGGCTGATCGTCCTGGCACTGGCCGCGCTGATCATCGTGGCCCAGCTTGGCATCGTGACGCTCAACGGCACCTACGTCCTGATCGGCCTCATGATCGGCGCGGGCGTGGCCCTGGTGGTGGGTGGCCTGCTCTCAGCCCGGAAACGTGACAACGAACCAACTACAGGGAAGTCTTGAACCATGGATAAGTTCTTCAGCATTGTCAGGGGCTTCGGCCTGAAGCGCGGCCCCGAGCGGTGGCTTGGCGGGGTTTGTGGCGGCATCGCTGCCAAACTCAACGTGGACGTGGCGTACGTCCGCATCGCGTTCCTGCTCTTCGCCCTGCTTCCGGGCCCGGCATTCGTCTTCTACGTCCTGGCGTGGATCACCCTTCCGGACCAGCGCAACGAGATTCCGCTCCAGGCGTTCCTGGACCGCCGGTCGCTGAACCGGCCCTGACCGCCCAGGACCACGGCCCCGGCCCCGTGAATGATCACGGGGCCGGGGCCTTTTCCGTGTCCCCCGCGTGCGGGGCCGAGCCGGCCCCCATGTAACCGGTTTGTGTCGTACCCCACACACCCCACTACACTTCTAGGTGAGCTCAGCGTGGCGCTCTGCCTGTAAACCTTCTCCCCAGGATTTGAGCCGAACATGAAAATTGGAATCCTCACCAGCGGTGGCGACTGCCCCGGATTGAACGCAGTGATCCGAGGTGCAGTGCTCAAAGGCATTGCGGTCCACGGCCAGGAGTTCGTCGGATTCCGTGATGGCTGGCGGGGCGTGGTGGAAGGGGACATCATCGATATCCCCCGCACCATGGTCCGCGGCATCGCCAAACAGGGTGGCACCATTTTGGGCACCTCCCGCACCAACCCGTTCGAAAACGGCGGCGGCCCGGAGGCCATCAAGGCCCACATGGACCGGCTGGGCATCGACGCCATCATCGCCATCGGCGGTGAGGGAACCCTGGCCGCGGCCAAGCGGCTGACCGACGCCGGGCTCAAGATCGTAGGCGTCCCCAAGACCGTGGACAACGACCTCGACGCCACCGACTACACCTTCGGTTTCGATACCGCCGTCCAGATCGCCACCGAGGCCATCGACCGGCTCCGCACTACGGGTGAGTCCCACCACCGGTGCATGATCGCGGAAGTGATGGGCCGGCACGTGGGCTGGATTGCGCTGCACGCCGGAATGGCTGCCGGGGCGCACGCCATCCTGATCCCGGAGCAGAAGGTCAGCATCGAGCAGATCACCGAATGGGTCAATGAAGCCCACGCCCGCGGCCGTGCGCCCCTGGTGGTGGTGGCTGAAGGGTTCGTTCCGGAGCACATGGAGAGCCCGCACTCCGAGCGCGGCCTGGACACCTTCGGCCGTCCCCGCCTGGGCGGCATCGCGGACCAGCTCGCCCCCGAACTCGAAGCCCGGACCGGCATCGAAACCCGTGCCACCATCCTGGGGCACATCCAGCGCGGCGGCGTCCCCTCGGCCTTTGACCGGGTCCTGGCCACCCGGCTGGGCATGGCCGCCATCGACTCCGTGGTCGAAGGCTACTG is a window from the Arthrobacter sp. NicSoilC5 genome containing:
- a CDS encoding ATP-dependent 6-phosphofructokinase, yielding MKIGILTSGGDCPGLNAVIRGAVLKGIAVHGQEFVGFRDGWRGVVEGDIIDIPRTMVRGIAKQGGTILGTSRTNPFENGGGPEAIKAHMDRLGIDAIIAIGGEGTLAAAKRLTDAGLKIVGVPKTVDNDLDATDYTFGFDTAVQIATEAIDRLRTTGESHHRCMIAEVMGRHVGWIALHAGMAAGAHAILIPEQKVSIEQITEWVNEAHARGRAPLVVVAEGFVPEHMESPHSERGLDTFGRPRLGGIADQLAPELEARTGIETRATILGHIQRGGVPSAFDRVLATRLGMAAIDSVVEGYWGTMVALKGTDIQHVAFEEALGQLKTVPQNRYDEAAVLFG
- a CDS encoding PspC domain-containing protein — protein: MNPHTPSPDDEHPAEPLPDGQPGTNSERPTEPLPSSVSTPPEPAPVPPADDSQRYAFQGTPAPAPSTDFFGWIRSNGIYRGNDRWVGGVCSGIAHRLGVDPIIIRGVFIVLTLLAGIGVLLYGLAWAFLPEPDGRIHVQEAGAGRWSSGMTGSLIATVLGLTGLGGGFWGWSHNGLSGLLWTLFWVGGAIYLIYYLSQRNKAHPTMAGHGTAAPGGTYPMGSTAHTSTFTAGTAPGPAPAAAPTYGSGTTGSAPTGSYGSSGYSPAGSVPAAGGVGGAGVGAGGVGTGGVGSAGTSPGGPGSGIPGEAGYPTPWVPPRPPKPRPSGPGAPAVAIATGSALLVGGGLKALDAANIINLGGSGNAVVWASAAAVLGLGILVAGFRGRTSGILSLFAVIALVTGGIYNTLDDGRMRFQQVDWNPASIEEARGGIDITAGRGTVDLTGLSPTAPLTSDVVVPLDITASNVTVVIPQNLPVDIKADMTMGNLNEGSGQRGGTTTRESSYNTDRPGNHLVVQIDGTFSNVTIQEGN
- a CDS encoding response regulator transcription factor; its protein translation is MNTTQGTGAGSARPANSARVVIVDDHAIFRSGLKADLDPSIQVVGEAATVEQAIAVIAQQRPDVVLLDVHLPGGLGGGGREVIAGSAALLSSTRFLALSVSDAAEDVVAVIRAGARGYVTKTISGAEITDAVFRVAGGDAVFSPRLAGFVLDAFGTAPADIADDELDKLSARELEVMRLIARGYSYKEVAKELFISIKTVETHVSAVLRKLQLSSRHELTKWAAERRLL
- a CDS encoding PspC domain-containing protein, which codes for MDKFFSIVRGFGLKRGPERWLGGVCGGIAAKLNVDVAYVRIAFLLFALLPGPAFVFYVLAWITLPDQRNEIPLQAFLDRRSLNRP
- a CDS encoding ATP-binding protein, giving the protein MTTLPARPPLARSSDRVIAGVCSGLAAHLGWPVKNVRLGMVLASFAGGAGLVFYAWLWIMVPTADEAARRNARRPASPIAPAVSQPAQGAAADAGSPAGAPGPVPEDQGGAPVPPWFRARGMRYGKEILLGCGLLLVAGIMIAQLLGVDVSLGTLIPAAAVLGGASIAWMQLDETRRAGLVDKTKADQAGGWGRLAAGLALVVAGVLVMVSGSGSWEQTWLALLASVAVLGGVVLVLLPWALKFWRDLEAERAGRIRETERAEIAAHLHDSVLQTLALIQRRAGNEHDVVRLARAQERELRGWLFQDPGRESGQLSDRIKAVAGEVEDLLGNAVEVVTVGDAVMTEAHEALVQASREAMLNASRHGGGTVSVYLEASDGQAEIFIKDRGPGFELGDVPADRLGIRESIIGRMKRHGGSAAILSTGDGTEVRLRLPAAAEHAEGKS
- the secE gene encoding preprotein translocase subunit SecE; its protein translation is MSEDQVTETAASSSKGRPAKKEAKANFFARIALFVRQIIGELKKVVAPTRKELINYTLVVLVFVTIMMVIVSLLDIGFGTAVSWIFGGTGSKDS
- the nusG gene encoding transcription termination/antitermination protein NusG, giving the protein MSEQELEVTETGLEESPDVTAEAGEESEVESSTPESDDAASDAAVVDADEADASDAEGEDEPADALAAAAATAAADPAEEFKAKLRRQEGDWYVIHSYAGYENRVKANLETRIQTLDMEDYIFEIQVPMEEVVEIKNAQRKVINRVRIPGYVLVRMDLTDASWGAVRHTPGVTGFVGNAHNPVPLRLDEVFSMLAPVFEEEQAEKGKPVNKQNQVPVAVDFEVGESVIVKEGPFETLPATISEIKPESQTLVVLVSIFERETPVTLAFNQVTKI
- a CDS encoding pyridoxal phosphate-dependent aminotransferase gives rise to the protein MSSARVSQRISAIAESATLAVDAKAKALKAAGRPVIGFGAGEPDFPTPDYIVQAAIEAAGQPRFHRYSPAGGLPELKKAIAEKTLRDSGYTVDPSQVLVTNGGKQAVYNTFATLVDPGDEVIVPAPFWTTYPEAIRLAGGVPVEVFAGPEQDYLVTVEQLEAAVTDRTKILLFVSPSNPTGAVYSPEQVAEIGKWAAAKGLWVVTDEIYEHLTYDGVPFTSIATAAPELGDKVVILNGVAKTYAMTGWRVGWMIGPADVIKAATNLQSHATSNVSNIMQIAALAAVSGPLTAVDEMKVAFDRRRKAIVAGLNAIDGVECPTPKGAFYVYADVRALLGKEFPTASGTATPQTSAELASLILDEVEVAVVPGEAFGPSGFLRLSYALGDDDLATGVQRLQDFLGKAQ